ATCCCAGAGCAGGCCAAATTTAAAATATTTATTGCAATGTACACAGGGGTTGGGGGTTTGTCCCTGGGTGCGCCCCAGAATAAAGGGTTTGACGATTTTCGATCTGAAATCATCAAGGGCCTCAATCAGATAGTGTTTGATGCCCATCTGGTGGCAAACCACTTTGGCGCGTTCTACATCTTCAAAGGAACAACATAAACTGCCCCGCCAGAGTGCGAGGGTGACCCCAATCACATCGTGTCCTTGAGCCTTTAAAAGCCCAGCGGCAACTGTGCTGTCGACACCGCCGCTCATACCGATTGCTATTTTTGCCATTTTTCTATTCCTTCATACCTGCGCCAGTGCTTTTAGGCGCACAAGATCCTGAATGGTTAACTGTTCCCGCCCTGAGCAGACAATGCCTTTGCTTTCCCAGGCACTCAAAATCCGGCTGATGGTATAGAGGGTGGAGCCTACCATTTCTGCAAGATCCTGACGGGAAAGGGGCATGTCCAGGAGCAGCCCTTTGTCTGTTTCGAGCGCGTTTGTCTCAAGCAAGCGCAGCAAGGCATGGGCCAGCCGCTGCTCAACGGGTTCTGTTGCCAGCTCCAGATAGCGATCTTGCAACTCATGGGTGCGTTTTACCATAATTTGAAAGGCATTGATCGCCAATTGGGGAAAACGGCCCATCAGTTTGAGAATATCTTGATGTGAAAGCGCAAGGGCTTCGCAATTTTTGGTAGCTTGGGCAGAACCGGGGTATTCGCCTGCAGAGAGGGCGGCGACACAGCCAAAAATTTCAATCGGATTGACCATGCGCATCACCACCTGTTGCCCTTCAGGGGTGAGTTGCAAAACCTTGACCTGACCTTCGAGCAGGATATAGACATGTTGTGCGGGTGTACCCTGGTGAAAAAAATAACTGTCTGGATCAAAGCGGGTGGGAATGGCATAGGCCAAAACCTCTTCAAGGTCTCCTTCTGGCAGGCCTATAAACAAAGGGGTCTGCGAAACCTGAGTCAAAATGGGTTCACGTGCGATATGGGGGGGCAAGGCTTTCATGGCATGACTGTCTTTTT
This DNA window, taken from bacterium (Candidatus Blackallbacteria) CG13_big_fil_rev_8_21_14_2_50_49_14, encodes the following:
- a CDS encoding Crp/Fnr family transcriptional regulator, with translation MLSIYSRFDTAPPGWKARIILPQARILLFKKSTEIILNLLKKTVYWLYHSKKDSHAMKALPPHIAREPILTQVSQTPLFIGLPEGDLEEVLAYAIPTRFDPDSYFFHQGTPAQHVYILLEGQVKVLQLTPEGQQVVMRMVNPIEIFGCVAALSAGEYPGSAQATKNCEALALSHQDILKLMGRFPQLAINAFQIMVKRTHELQDRYLELATEPVEQRLAHALLRLLETNALETDKGLLLDMPLSRQDLAEMVGSTLYTISRILSAWESKGIVCSGREQLTIQDLVRLKALAQV